One window from the genome of Kaistella carnis encodes:
- the cysS gene encoding cysteine--tRNA ligase — MQLKIYNSLSGEKETFTPIHDNNVGMYVCGPTVYSNVHLGNVRTFMSFDFIYRSLVHLGYKVRYVRNITDAGHLTDDGDVNNDRFVKQSRLEKLEPMEIVQKYTVDFHKVLEVFNLLPPTIEPTATGHILEQIELTQKLIDKGFAYESNGSVYFDVLEYNSRGLNYGELSRRNIEELFANTRDLDGQSEKKNPQDFALWKAASPAHIMRWNSPWGEGFPGWHLECTAMSTKYLGEKFDIHGGGMDLKFPHHECEVAQGKACNGVEPVNYWMHANMLTMNGQRMSKSTGNYILPMELVSGNNDFFEKPFHPTIVRFNFMQAHYRSVLDISNEAMVASEKGFQRLMEAMKVLSNDNFPTAEVSGFDLKAWKEKCYAALTDDFNSPILIAHLFEAVNFIFKLKDGKETIIENDLQELKKLMSDFVFDVLGLQNIEENNNAKLDQTLQVLIDLRNQARKSKNFDLSDQIRDRLLAEGIELKDGREGTSYSIS, encoded by the coding sequence ATGCAACTAAAAATATATAACTCCCTTTCGGGCGAAAAAGAAACCTTCACTCCAATTCATGATAATAATGTGGGGATGTATGTTTGTGGTCCAACTGTTTACAGCAATGTTCATTTGGGAAATGTCCGAACTTTTATGTCTTTTGATTTTATTTACCGTTCACTGGTTCATTTGGGATACAAAGTTCGTTATGTACGAAATATTACCGATGCAGGACATTTAACGGACGACGGAGATGTAAATAATGACCGTTTCGTAAAGCAATCCCGTTTAGAAAAACTGGAGCCGATGGAAATTGTACAGAAATATACCGTCGATTTTCATAAAGTCTTGGAGGTATTTAATCTACTTCCACCTACAATTGAACCTACCGCTACGGGACATATCTTAGAGCAGATTGAACTGACTCAAAAATTAATAGATAAAGGATTCGCTTATGAAAGTAATGGTTCTGTATACTTCGATGTTTTAGAATACAACAGTAGAGGCCTAAACTACGGTGAACTTTCCCGTAGAAATATTGAAGAGCTTTTTGCAAATACCCGCGATTTAGATGGTCAGAGTGAGAAAAAAAATCCTCAGGATTTTGCCCTTTGGAAAGCCGCTTCTCCTGCACATATTATGCGCTGGAATTCTCCTTGGGGAGAAGGTTTCCCAGGTTGGCATTTAGAGTGTACTGCAATGTCAACGAAATACCTCGGTGAAAAATTTGATATTCACGGCGGTGGAATGGATTTGAAATTTCCGCACCACGAATGTGAAGTTGCCCAAGGAAAAGCTTGTAATGGAGTGGAACCTGTAAATTACTGGATGCACGCCAATATGTTGACCATGAATGGACAGCGCATGAGTAAATCAACCGGGAATTATATTTTGCCTATGGAACTTGTTTCCGGAAACAATGATTTCTTTGAAAAACCTTTTCATCCAACCATTGTGCGTTTCAACTTTATGCAGGCGCATTACCGAAGTGTTTTAGATATTTCTAATGAAGCGATGGTGGCGAGTGAAAAAGGATTTCAACGTTTGATGGAAGCTATGAAAGTCCTTTCAAATGATAATTTCCCGACTGCTGAAGTGTCAGGTTTTGATTTAAAAGCGTGGAAAGAAAAATGTTATGCTGCTTTAACCGACGATTTCAATTCTCCAATTTTAATTGCCCATCTTTTTGAAGCAGTCAATTTCATCTTTAAATTGAAGGATGGAAAAGAGACCATCATAGAAAACGATTTACAGGAACTGAAAAAATTGATGAGTGATTTCGTTTTTGATGTTTTAGGCTTACAGAATATTGAGGAAAACAATAATGCGAAGTTAGACCAGACATTACAGGTCTTAATCGACTTGCGAAATCAAGCCCGTAAATCCAAGAACTTTGATCTTTCCGACCAAATCCGCGACCGTTTGCTTGCTGAAGGAATTGAGTTGAAAGACGGAAGAGAAGGCACGAGTTATTCGATTTCTTAA
- the folE gene encoding GTP cyclohydrolase I FolE, which produces MNQDIDFDDDVFTGKEHTPLRKDAFDKSPEEKIEIIQKHFHAIMETLGMDMTDDSLKDSPKRVAKMYVNEIFGGLLPENNPRISTFSNKYKYRQMLVEKDITVYSFCEHHFLPIIGRAHVAYISNGEVIGLSKINRVVDYYAKRPQVQERLTMQIVDALKKALGTNDVACIIEAKHLCVNCRGIKDTASSTTTAELSGLFRTNAITRQEFLHYVGNRSSLD; this is translated from the coding sequence ATGAATCAAGATATCGACTTCGATGATGATGTATTTACCGGAAAGGAACACACCCCTTTACGTAAGGATGCTTTCGATAAATCTCCGGAAGAAAAAATCGAAATTATTCAAAAACATTTCCATGCAATCATGGAAACTTTAGGCATGGATATGACGGATGATTCTTTAAAAGATTCTCCAAAAAGAGTGGCGAAGATGTATGTCAATGAAATTTTTGGCGGACTTCTTCCTGAGAATAATCCTCGGATTTCTACTTTTTCCAATAAGTACAAATACCGCCAAATGTTGGTAGAAAAAGATATTACAGTTTACTCTTTCTGCGAACATCATTTCTTGCCTATTATTGGGCGAGCGCATGTTGCTTATATTTCGAATGGAGAAGTGATCGGACTTTCAAAAATTAACAGAGTCGTAGATTATTATGCTAAACGTCCGCAAGTTCAGGAACGCTTAACCATGCAAATTGTAGATGCTTTGAAAAAAGCCCTAGGTACCAATGATGTGGCCTGTATCATCGAAGCCAAACATTTGTGCGTGAATTGTCGTGGTATAAAAGATACCGCAAGTTCTACAACAACCGCCGAGCTCAGCGGGCTTTTCAGAACAAATGCAATTACCCGTCAGGAGTTTCTGCATTATGTAGGAAATCGTTCGAGTCTGGATTAA
- a CDS encoding 4-alpha-glucanotransferase, protein MKLYLNINFRTKVGENLQVRIFEDGTEEKVHALKYSDNGNWLGEIDYFSKSISYKYQLVNNAGGVLDEEFSLHQLNFPHNYDEFVINDFWNAKNFPENYLNNKILKNKLRHFKADKVTVLKKHTHLFRLEAPIYHPNWKVVILGNCDALGNWQYLKTVPMSQTDFGIWEAAVELPQNQIIEYKYGLLNTDSGEVFDIEYGENRWALPNTEKNILKIQADHFFKFKAFEMYHAAGVAVPVFALRTASGFGVGEFPDLKDLADWAAKTNLSVLQILPINDTTANYTWTDSYPYAAISVYALHPQYLSLENLEFPLPKNLVKEYTAEKEALNALSLIDYEQMISGKWKYIKIIFDENKVEILKDRNFKKFIKENEDWLIPYSAFCVLRDKYKTPNFNDWKTHKKYIAGKISPFFTAKNKDYEASMLHAWVQYQLHLQLKDAIDYTHNLGISVKGDLPIGIYRYSVEAWAEPELFGMDFQAGAPPDQFTDLGQNWEFPTYNWEAMKEDGYRWWKNRFKALEQYFDAMRIDHILGFFRIWRMPMSATQGILGYFYPAVPVRMEEFHARNINFDYDRFCKPFINDQILWDYFGEERDSIHNQFMNNHFDGTYTFKEEFDTQRKLTDYFKTNSYGWAEERLIALAANVLFLQEQVNEEEFVYHPRFNIEKTDSYKYLNIDEKRKLSELYVDYFFKRQDGLWYEKAMEKLPVILNATDMLICGEDLGLVPESVPQVMDRLGITALKVQRMPSDDIPWYNPKHAGYMNVVTASSHDSSTLRQWWHEDRSLTQKYFHKQLGQYGTAPWNLEPQLAEMIMKQHLYNEAMLAIFPIQEFLATDQALSNPNMDEERINNPAVFPHYWRYKMHLNLEELKNKEEFNNKIAGWVSDANRN, encoded by the coding sequence ATGAAACTATATCTTAATATCAATTTCCGAACGAAAGTCGGTGAGAATCTGCAAGTTCGCATATTTGAAGATGGAACAGAAGAGAAAGTTCACGCCTTAAAATATTCCGACAACGGAAACTGGCTGGGGGAAATCGATTACTTTTCAAAATCAATTTCTTACAAATATCAGTTGGTGAATAATGCAGGAGGTGTTCTGGACGAAGAGTTTTCTTTACACCAATTAAATTTTCCACATAACTACGATGAATTCGTGATTAATGATTTTTGGAATGCCAAAAATTTCCCCGAAAATTATCTCAATAATAAAATTTTAAAAAATAAACTGCGTCATTTTAAAGCCGATAAAGTTACGGTCTTAAAAAAACATACGCATCTTTTCCGCTTAGAAGCTCCAATCTATCATCCAAACTGGAAAGTCGTGATTCTTGGAAATTGTGACGCACTTGGAAACTGGCAATATCTAAAAACAGTTCCAATGTCCCAAACTGATTTCGGCATTTGGGAAGCAGCAGTAGAACTTCCACAGAATCAAATAATCGAATATAAATACGGATTGTTAAATACGGATTCCGGCGAAGTGTTCGATATTGAATATGGAGAAAATCGCTGGGCATTGCCGAATACTGAAAAGAACATTCTTAAAATTCAGGCGGATCACTTTTTCAAATTTAAGGCGTTTGAAATGTATCACGCTGCCGGAGTTGCCGTTCCGGTTTTTGCTTTACGAACAGCAAGTGGTTTTGGCGTTGGTGAATTTCCAGACTTAAAGGATCTCGCAGATTGGGCGGCTAAAACGAATCTTTCGGTTTTGCAGATTTTACCCATCAATGATACAACCGCTAATTACACCTGGACGGATTCTTATCCTTACGCAGCGATTTCGGTGTACGCTCTTCATCCACAATATTTATCCCTCGAAAATCTGGAATTTCCGCTACCGAAAAATCTAGTTAAAGAATATACTGCAGAAAAAGAAGCTTTGAACGCTTTAAGTCTGATCGATTATGAACAGATGATTTCCGGAAAGTGGAAGTATATTAAAATCATTTTTGACGAGAATAAAGTTGAAATTTTAAAAGACAGAAACTTTAAAAAGTTTATCAAAGAGAATGAAGATTGGTTAATTCCATATTCTGCTTTTTGTGTGTTGAGAGATAAGTACAAAACGCCCAATTTTAATGATTGGAAAACCCACAAAAAATATATTGCCGGAAAAATCTCGCCTTTCTTTACTGCCAAAAATAAAGATTACGAAGCCTCAATGTTGCATGCTTGGGTTCAGTATCAACTTCACTTACAGTTAAAAGATGCGATTGATTATACACACAATTTAGGAATTTCTGTAAAAGGAGATTTGCCGATTGGAATTTACAGGTATTCCGTAGAAGCTTGGGCAGAACCGGAATTATTCGGAATGGATTTTCAGGCTGGAGCACCACCGGATCAGTTTACAGATCTTGGACAAAACTGGGAATTTCCAACCTACAATTGGGAAGCGATGAAAGAAGACGGTTACCGTTGGTGGAAAAATCGTTTTAAAGCATTGGAACAATATTTCGATGCGATGAGAATTGACCATATTCTTGGTTTTTTCAGGATTTGGAGAATGCCGATGAGCGCGACGCAAGGAATTTTAGGATATTTTTATCCTGCGGTTCCGGTGAGAATGGAGGAGTTTCACGCGAGGAATATTAATTTTGATTATGACAGGTTCTGTAAGCCTTTTATAAATGATCAAATTCTTTGGGATTATTTTGGAGAAGAAAGAGATTCCATTCATAACCAGTTTATGAATAATCATTTTGACGGAACTTATACTTTTAAAGAAGAGTTTGATACCCAAAGAAAGTTGACCGATTATTTCAAGACCAACTCTTACGGTTGGGCAGAAGAGCGACTTATTGCTCTTGCCGCAAATGTTCTTTTCTTGCAGGAGCAAGTGAATGAAGAGGAGTTTGTGTATCATCCCCGATTTAATATTGAGAAAACCGATTCTTATAAATACCTGAACATTGACGAAAAAAGAAAGCTTTCGGAACTTTATGTAGACTATTTCTTTAAACGTCAGGATGGCTTATGGTATGAAAAAGCCATGGAAAAACTTCCGGTGATTTTAAATGCAACGGATATGTTAATTTGCGGCGAAGATTTAGGTTTGGTGCCGGAATCGGTGCCACAGGTGATGGATCGTCTAGGAATTACGGCCTTGAAAGTTCAGCGAATGCCATCTGATGATATTCCATGGTACAATCCAAAACATGCGGGATATATGAATGTGGTTACCGCAAGTTCTCATGACAGCTCCACTTTGCGACAGTGGTGGCATGAAGACCGAAGCCTCACGCAGAAATATTTTCATAAACAGTTGGGGCAGTACGGAACAGCGCCTTGGAATTTAGAACCGCAGTTGGCAGAGATGATCATGAAACAGCATCTTTACAATGAAGCGATGTTGGCTATTTTCCCTATTCAGGAGTTTTTGGCGACAGATCAGGCGCTGAGCAATCCGAATATGGATGAAGAACGAATTAATAATCCCGCTGTATTTCCACATTATTGGCGATATAAAATGCATCTTAATTTAGAAGAATTAAAGAATAAAGAAGAATTTAATAACAAAATTGCGGGTTGGGTTTCCGATGCGAATAGAAATTAA
- a CDS encoding ferritin: MISTKIAELLNEQITNEQFAAQYYLSMSAWFSARDLDGIANYFRVQSKEELMHADKMFDYLNDVGAQIRIGAIPQPPYEFTDAISIFEKALAHEKIVTKSIFNILKNANDEGDFATVSFLQWFVTEQVEEEASASQLVTKIKMVSENPSALYLFDQELSQRVFNATV, encoded by the coding sequence ATGATCAGTACGAAAATAGCAGAATTGCTTAATGAACAAATTACCAACGAACAGTTTGCCGCACAATATTATCTTTCTATGTCCGCCTGGTTTTCTGCGCGTGATTTAGATGGAATTGCCAATTATTTCCGGGTTCAGAGTAAAGAGGAATTAATGCATGCCGATAAAATGTTTGACTATTTAAATGATGTAGGAGCACAAATTAGAATCGGTGCTATTCCACAGCCTCCTTATGAATTTACCGACGCTATTTCAATATTTGAAAAGGCCTTGGCTCACGAAAAAATTGTAACGAAAAGTATTTTTAATATTCTTAAAAATGCGAATGATGAAGGTGATTTCGCAACGGTCTCATTCCTTCAGTGGTTTGTGACGGAGCAGGTAGAAGAAGAAGCAAGCGCCTCCCAACTGGTGACCAAGATAAAAATGGTTTCCGAAAATCCTTCCGCCTTATATCTTTTCGATCAGGAGTTAAGTCAGCGTGTATTCAATGCTACTGTGTGA